In a genomic window of Pieris brassicae chromosome 7, ilPieBrab1.1, whole genome shotgun sequence:
- the LOC123711901 gene encoding uncharacterized protein LOC123711901, with protein sequence MSQVECKVEKISEYIDTQYSGGDTNKMKLKQLYQEENNNDIDEITKNFDMGCIVDTVKRPPNICVETCVYNSESENEKSEANDENDDHYSDEFEEDSEVEEIKVVTKSVSDSSCKTQLDNNETNKSVKMSKSHTSFSSKPQSISGRSSDYGSISVPQTRRINMSFTNERLREIERHNHILLNKILGARNNKKCAAKDPAKKPVPSAAVHRKLKQRQIDHDNMILLKKIQRAKSSAYSVRR encoded by the exons ATGTCGCAGGTTGAATGCAAAGTAGAAAAAATAAGTGAATACATAGACACTCAATATTCTGGAGGTGACACtaacaaaatgaaattaaaacagCTTTACCAGGAAGAAAATAACAACGATATCGAtgaaattactaaaaattttGACATGGGATGCATAGTTGATACCGTAAAACGACCGCCAAATATTTGCGTCGAGACATGTGTATACAATTCGGAATCTGAGAATGAAAAATCGGAAGCAAATGATGAAAATGATGATCATTATTCAGATGAGTTTGAAGAGGATAGTGAGGTTGAGGAGATAAAGGTTGTTACAAAGTCTGTCAGCGATAGTTCATGTAAAACACAATTGGATaacaatgaaacaaataaatcgGTTAAGATGTCGAAGAGTCATACATCTTTTTCAAGCAAACCTCAGTCTATATCTGGCAGATCTTCTGACTATGG CTCAATCTCAGTACCCCAAACCCGTCGAATTAATATGTCCTTCACAAATGAAAGATTACGAGAGATTGAAAGGCACAATCACATTCTCTTGAACAAGATTCTTGGTGCTCGTAATAACAAAAAGTGTGCGGCGAAAGATCCTGCTAAAAAACCTGTACCATCCGCTGCTGTCCATAGAAAACTCAAACAGAGACAAATTGACCATGATAATatg attctattaaaaaaaatacaacgaGCCAAATCTTCGGCTTACAGCGTTCGACGTTGA